One window of Mixophyes fleayi isolate aMixFle1 chromosome 3, aMixFle1.hap1, whole genome shotgun sequence genomic DNA carries:
- the SYS1 gene encoding protein SYS1 homolog has product MRMAGQFRSYVWDPVLILSQIALMQFIFYSSLGLWIASLDMLIPYSPSLNQIFNYEILGFSSAHGRVTMMAFILNSLTCALGLLYFIRRGKQCLDFTVTVHLFHLFGCWIYNSHFPSTITWWLLLMVCVGLMAVTGEYLCLRTELNEIPLNSAPKSNV; this is encoded by the coding sequence ATGAGAATGGCCGGACAGTTCCGCAGCTATGTATGGGATCCTGTCCTGATCCTTTCCCAGATAGCATTGATGCAGTTCATTTTCTACAGCTCATTGGGCCTCTGGATTGCATCTCTGGACATGTTGATTCCTTACAGCCCTTCCCTCAACCAAATATTTAATTATGAGATTTTGGGGTTTTCTTCTGCACATGGAAGAGTCACCATGATGGCTTTCATCTTGAACTCTTTGACCTGCGCTCTGGGCCTACTGTACTTTATACGTAGAGGAAAGCAGTGCCTAGATTTCACTGTAACAGTCCACCTCTTTCATCTGTTTGGATGTTGGATTTATAACTCCCACTTCCCCAGCACGATCACATGGTGGCTGCTGCTCATGGTATGCGTTGGCTTAATGGCAGTAACTGGGGAGTATCTCTGCCTGCGGACTGAACTCAATGAGATCCCCCTCAACTCGGCACCCAAATCTAATGTGTAG